The following DNA comes from Paraburkholderia sp. PGU19.
GACGCACGATCTCGACGATCGCGCTGATCGAATTCACCTCGATGGCAACCTGCGGGCGAACGCGATACCGCGCGCTGTATTCGTCGATATAGCGGCGCGTCGCGAATGCCTTGTTCAGCAGCACCAGCGGTTCCTTCGCAAAATCCTGCGCGGAAAGCGGCTTGCGGCGCGACGCCCGCGCATGGCCGCCGCCGACCACGAGGCTCAGCGTCTCCTGAAACAGCGGCTGGCTTTCGATTTCCGCCGCGTACACCGGCTCGAACGCGATGCCGGCATCGAGCTTGTCGTCGGCGAGTTGGGCTTCGATCTGGTCCTGTGTCATTTCCTGAATCTCGATCGCGATGCCGGGATGCGACGCATAGAAGCGATCAATGACAGGCCCCACCAGATACGCCGTGAACGTCGGCGTGACGGCAAGACGCAGATTGCCGCGGCTCAGTTCGCCGACATCGTGGATGGCCCTCACGCCTGCATCGAGGTCCTGTAGCGCGAGCTTGGCGTAGCGCATCCATGCCACGCCCGCATCCGTCAGTTGCACGGTTCGACCCGAGCGGTCGAGCAGCTGCGTGCGCAGCGTGTCTTCCAGTTGCCTGATCTGTTGCGACAGCGTGGGCTGCGAAACATGCAGCGCCTCGGCGGCGCGCGTGAAATTGCGGTGCTCCGCGACGGCCAGAAAATAGCGGATATGACGTAGCAGCATGTCTGCCCCTGTCGGGTAACTATTGGTGTCGCCTATAGCCACAATCATAAACCGGTCTTGGACACTATGATTGATCGCGTCCATTCTTTGTTCAACGCAGCGCAACGCAACCCAACGCACTGAGCGACTGAATGGAGCGAATCATGCAAGAGATCATCGACGGTTTTCTGAAGTTTCAGCGCGACGTCTTTCCGGCGCGCAAAGAGTTGTTCCGCAAGCTGGCCACCAGCCAGACGCCGCGAACGTTGTTCATCTCGTGTTCGGACAGCCGGATGGTGCCCGAACTGGTCACGCAGCGCGAACCGGGCGACCTGTTCGTGATCCGCAATGCCGGCAACATCGTGCCTTCGTTCGGGCCGGAGCCTGGCGGCGTGTCGGCCACGGTCGAGTATGCGGTGGCCGCGCTGGGCGTTACCGACGTTGTGATCTGTGGCCATTCGGATTGCGGCGCGATGACGGCCGTTGCGACGTGCAAGTGCCTCGATCACATGCCCGCCGTCGCAAACTGGTTGCGCTACGCCGATTCGGCGAAGCTCGTCAACGAATCGCGCGATCATGCAGACGAGCGCGAACGCGTCGATTCGATGGTGCGTGAGAACGTGATCGCGCAACTCAACAATCTCAAGACCCATCCGTCCGTGGCGCTGGCACTCGCGCAGGGCCGCCTGAAACTGCATGGCTGGGTCTATGACATCGAATCCGGTTCCATCGATGCGCTCGACAGCACGACACGTCAGTTCGTTTCGCTGGCCGAGCATCCGGATGTCAACGCGACGCGTGAGGAATGCGTCGCAGCGTTTTGATTTTCGCCTCGTCGTTATTCCCAGCCTCACTCATTCAAGGAGCAACACCATGACCCAATCGCAAACCACCCCGCACGCACGCGAAGCCCTGACCGAAATCATCATCGACGCGAAGACGCGCAAGAACCTGACGTTCGAAGCGATCAACGAAGGCACGGGCCTGAGCGTCGCGTACACGACGGCCGCGCTGCTCGGCCAGCACGCACTGCCGGAGAAGGCGGCGAAGCTGGTTGCCGAACGTCTCGGACTCGACGACGACGCGGTCCGTCTGCTGCAGACCATCCCCGTGCGTGGCAGCATTCCCGGAGGCGTGCCGACCGATCCGACCATCTACCGCTTCTACGAAATGGTGCAGGTGTATGGCACGACGTTGAAGGCGCTGGTTCACGAGCAGTTCGGCGACGGCATCATCAGCGCGATCAACTTCAAGCTCGATATTCAGAAGGTGCCGGACCCCGAAGGCGGCGAGCGAGCCATCATCACGCTCAACGGCAAGTATCTGCCGACCAAGCCTTTCTGATTTCCTCCGTCCCGCACGAACCAAAGCACGGCAACAGACCTCGTAAAAGGAGAGTCGACATGTCTACGCAACAACAGGAAATTCGTCCGCCGCTTCCTCCGTTCACGCTGGAAACGGCCAAAGAGAAAGTGCGCCTCGCGGAAGACGGCTGGAACTCGCGCGATGCGGCGAAGGTCGCGCTTGCCTATTCGCTCGATACGAAGTGGCGTAACCGCGCGGAGTTCGCAAACAACCGCGCCGAGGCGCAGGCATTTCTGGAGCGCAAGTGGCGCAAGGAATTCGAGTATCGGCTGATCAAGGAGTTGTGGGCGTTCGGCGGCAATCGCATCGCGGTGCGCTACGCGTATGAATGGCGCGACGATGCGGGCAACTGGTTCCGTTCGTATGGCAACGAGAACTGGGAGTTCGGCGAAGACGGTCTGATGCAACGCCGCTTTGCGTGCATCAACGACATGCCGATCAAGGAGTCTGAGCGCAAGTTTCATTGGCCCCTGGGCCGTCGTCCCGACGGTCACCCAGGCTTGAGCGACCTCGGCCTTTGAGCGCGAAGCGCACGTGTCACGCCTGACATGCTCAAGGCGTGACGCGTGTTTTCGTCTTGAGAGGGTTAGTGCTGGTAGTCACGAAGAGTTGCGAGATGGGCTCGGGGCGCTGGTAGAAATAGCCTTGACCGAACGGGATGCCCAGGCTGCGCAGCGCCTCGTGCTGCGATTCCGTTTCGACGCCTTCGGCAACGACCTCCATCCCATAGTGTTTCGACACGGCGGCAATCGCGCGTATCAGTTCGCGGCCTTGCCGGTCGACTTGCCGCACGAACTGGCCATCGATTTTCACGTAGTCGAACGGAAAGCGGCCGAGCAGATCGAGGTTGCTGTGCTGCGTGCCGAAATCGTCGATGGCGAATTGAACGCCATGCGCCTTCAGGCTGTTGAAGATCGCCTCGGTGCGAGGATGCTTCTGCAGCAGAAAGCGTTCGGTCACTTCGAGCACGAGCGTGATGTCGTCGGGCAGTTTGTCGTTTGCGGCTAGAACGTCCGCGACGAAGCCCTTGCGCTCCAGATCCATTGGCGCGATGTTGACGGCGATGCGCAATGGGCGGATGTCCGTCGTTTGCGCAATGTCCTCTGTCGCGCGTTGCGGCGCAAAGCGGGTGACGCTCGCCAGCAGGCTGCTGCTTTCCACTTCCGTCATGAACGCACTGGGGCTCACGGGTCCCCATTTCGGATGCGTCCAGCGTATCAGTGCCTCGACGCCCGTCACGCGGCGCGTGGCGATCTCGACCACGGGTTGATGCGCGATATAGCATGCGAACCATTCGCAAACGGCGCTCCGAATCATCAGTGCGTATTGCCATTCGAATGGCATTCCTGATCAATTGACGGACATGTTATTCGTTGGAATGCATATTTTTAATGCTATTCGCCGAATTAGCCGATTCGGGAAATAAAGCGAGAATCGATTTATGTCTTTTATGGAAAACCCTTATGTCAGTTTATGCGAAATAAATGCCAATGCGAGAATTCGTTCCAAATCGATTTTACTCATCATGCATAGTAGAAATATTCGAGAAATATTTTGTAATGAAAGTTGACACGCTGACGTTTGCCCAACTAATCTACCGTCCATCGTAAGCTGATAGTCATTCACAACGGGCGCATCAAATTATTATCGCGCGCGTGGTCAGCCCTTCGAGTCTGTGCGCGTGGCGTCCGCCACGCGTCGCTGTCGTGCCGTAATTTTTTCTCTAGTTCACGTTTTATAAATGTAAATATCAGCGAATTGGGCTGAGGCTTGTTTTCGTCTGTTTATTGCGATTCTTTCATTCGCCTTGAAGCGCGTGGGGGAGACCTTTTTCGCGATTTTTAATAATAAAAAGAGACGCATAACCATACATTTCCAGAACTGCTTTATCCGATAGGACGAACCATGCGACCATATTTTCGGTTAAAGGCGCAGTGCCTGTTGCTGGCTGCGATACTGGTATTGAGTGCATGTGGTGGTGGAGACGATGGAGGTCTGGCTTCGAGCAAGTCCGCCCAGGTGGGCGCGACGGCACCGGCGTCACAGCCTGCGCTCGCGGCGCCGGACTCGCCTATCGTCGCCGATACGTCGATCAACAAGTCGGTGCCGCCCGTCGAGTTGCCCGACACCGTGAAGCCGATCAACTACAAGCTGTGGTTCCGGCCTAACCCGGATCTGAACGCGTTCGACGGCCGCGCCGATGTCGAGATCCAGGTCACGAAGAACATCAATCAGATCGTCATTGCCGGGCATCGCATCAAGTTCGTCAACGGCAAGACGACGCTGCAGCCGGGCAACATCCAGCTGATCGCGACGCCGCAGGACGACGGCGACTTCTACCAGCTGCGCCCCGTCAGCGGTCAGATTCATCCCGGCAACTACTCGCTGCATATGGAGTGGTCGGGCATCATCAACTTCAAGACCTACGACGACCCCGCCACGAAAACAGGCGGCAGTTGCGGCGACGATCCGTATCCCGGCTGCTCCGCGGCGGAAGGCGTGTTCCGCGTCGATCTGAAGTCGACGGACGGCACGACGAGCGGCGCGATCCTCACGCAAGGCGAAACCAACCTCGCGCGCCAATGGTTCCCGGGCTGGGACGAGCCGGCATTCCGCATGACGTATGAGGTGTCGGCGGAAGTGCCGCAGAACTGGCGCGTCGTGTCGAATGCGGCGGAGAAGCCGTCCGTCAATGTGGATAGCGGCTACAAGCGCGTCACGTTCGACAAGACCCCGCCGATGCCGCAATACCTGCTGTTCTTCGGCGGCGGTATGTTCGATACACTCGAAGACGACTTCACGAGCCCGCTGAAGGACGGCAAGAATCTGCATTTGCGGATCTTCACGCCGCCGGGGATGCGCGACTGGGCCGTGCCCGCGATGCAGCAGACCAAGCAGGCGCTCGACTACTACTACCGCTATACGGGCATCCCGTTGCCGCTGACGAAGTTCGACACGATCGCCGCGAACGATGCGTTCAAGGAGCAGAAGGACCTGAACTTCGGCGGGATGGAGAACTGGGGCGCCATTCTCGAATTCGCCGACGACATTCTTCCGCCGCCCGGCACGCCGATGTCCGACTACGGCGTGACGGTGTTGACGCACGAGGCTGCGCACCAGTGGTTCGGCGATCTCGTGACGCTCGACTGGTGGGACGACGTGTGGATGAACGAATCGTTCGCGACGTATTTCGAGAACAAGACGAAGATTCTGTTCTTCCCCGATCGTTTCAGCTGGGTCGACGAGGTGAAGACCAAGTACGCGGTGATGTCGCGCGACCTGCGAAATACGTCGTTCCCGGTGCAGCCGAACTTCAACGACTGGGCATCGAATGATTTCGTGTTGAGCGCCAGCCCGTTCACGTACGACAAAGGCGGCATCGTGCTGAAGATGCTCGAGAACTATCTCGGCGATGGCGTGATGCGCAGGGGTCTGCAGTCGTATCTGGCCGACTACTCACTCGGCAACTCGACGCCCAAGCGTCTGTGGGACGAGCTTGCGAAGGTGAGCGGCGAGCCGATGGTCGCCATCGGCGACAGCTTCGTGCGGCAAACGGGCGTGCCGCTGGTATCGCTCGATACGCAGTGCGATCTGACGAGCAATCAGACGGTCGTTACGCTCAGGCAGTCGCCGTATCCGAACCAGAATCTGTATCCGGGCATTCAATGGACGGTGCCGTTGACGCTCGCTTACGGTGAAGGTCTCGCGCGGCGCAAGACGGTTGCGCTGAAGGACGCGCAGATGCAGGTGCGGGTCAACGGTTGTTCGGCCGTCGTCGCGGACCCGAGCGGGCTCGATTACTACGTGACGAACTACGGCGACAACGCATGGAGCCAACTGCTCGCGCAGAGCAGCGCGTTGACCGATCCCGTTTTGCTGACCAACCTGCAGATGGAAGCGAAGATGCTCGTGAATTCGGGCCTGGCCGACCCTTCACGCGCGACGACGATCGGCTCGATCACGCCGCCCGTCAGCGCGATGGCACGCCGTCAGTTACTGGTGACGCCGCAGGCAGAAACGGTTCGTCCGACGCTGCGTTATCAGGGCAAGCTGAAGCCGCGTAACAAGACGGAATAACGTCGCTCCCGTTTGAACGACGCGCGCCCGTTCGCATCATGCGGACGGGCGCGTCTGTTTTGCTTTGCGCTATTGCACGCGTCAGGCACGCAGTTCGGCAGGTTCGAGAAAGAAGGATGTGTTCTCCGCGAGCCGCTCGATCATGAAGTCGATGAACGTCCGCACGCGCAGCGGCTGTTCAGTGCGATGCCGGTAGTAGATGTAGATCGATTCGCGCTGCGTCATGTGCTGTGTCAGCAAGGGCACGAGCCGTTTGCTACGAATATGCGAGACGGCCGAGAAGCTGCCTAGCTGGCCGATTGCGAGACCCGCCAGCACCGCGTCCGTCTCCGCGTCGATATCGTTCGCGCACAGCGTCGCGGCCACGTCGCGATAGACGATTTCATTGCCGATCAGAAATTCCCACGGCGCCTGCTTGCCGGTGTTTGCGCGCAGGTATCCCGTGCAGCGATGCGTGTCGAGTTCGTCGACCGTCGACGGTTTGCCGTGACGCTCGATATACGCCGGCGACGCGCACACGATCAACTGAATAGGCAGCAACCGCCGCGCAATCGTGCCGCCCGAAGGCGGCGAACCGCCGCGAAAGCCGACGTCGGCACGATCGCTGACGAGGTCGGTGAAGTGATCGTCGAAGCGCACGTCCAGTTGCACCTCGGGATAGAGCGCGGCGAATTCGAGGACGGACGGCCATAGCACCGCGCGCCCCAGCGCCATCGGCGCGCTCACGCGCAGCGGGCCCGCGACTTCGTCTTTGGCGCGGCGCGCGTCGTCGATCGCTGACGACAGCGTGGCGAGCGCCGGCTCGACGCTTTGCAGCAGCCGCTGTCCTTCCTCCGTCAGGCTCAGCTTGCGCGTGGTCCGATGAAACAGCCGCACGCCGAGCGACTTTTCCAGCTGCATCACGGCGTGACTGGCCGCCTGAGGCGAGATGCCCTGATCGACGGCGGCCTTGCGCAGGCTGCCGACGGCAGCGGCGCGGACAAAGATCGAAATGGCGCGGACCTCGTTCATCGGCTGTTCCCGATTAGCAAATAAAAGTTGATTATCAGTCTAGCAATTGATGGCTAGTTTATGCGAATCGGACGTCCTATTCTTCGTTCCACTCTCACCACGAACGTAGGAACACGATCATGAGCAACGTCACGAAACAACAGTTCAAGCGCGTCTGGTTCATCACGGGCGCTTCGCGCGGTCTGGGCGCGCTGATGGCGGAAGCGGCGCTGGCGGACGGCAATGCCGTCGTTGCTGCGGGCCGCAATGCCGCCGCAATTGTCGAGCGGCTCGGAGAGTCGCCGGCCGTGCTGCCCGTCGCGCTCGACGTGACCAGCGAAGCGCAGGCGCAAGCGGCCGTCGAGGCCGCCGTCGAGAAGTTCGGCCGGATCGACGTGCTGATCAACAATGCCGGCTTCGGCCTGCTGGCGGCTGTCGAGGAATCGAGCGACGCCGACGTGCGCCGTATGTACGACACCAACGTCTTCGGTCTGCTGAATGTGACGCGCGCCGTGCTGCCCGTCATGCGCAAGCAACGCTCGGGGCATGTGATCAACATGTCGTCGATCGGCGGTTATCGCTCGGGGGCGGGTTTTGGCGTGTATTGCTCGACGAAGTTCGCTGTCGAAGGCATCACGGAAGCGCTGCATGCGGAGTTGAAGCCGCTCGGCATTCACGCGACGGTCGTCGAGCCGGGCTACTTTCGCACGGACTTCCTGGATGGGTCGTCGCTGCTCGTCGGCAAGGACATCATCGACGACTACGATGAGACGTCGGGCAACGTCCGCCGTTTCGCGGTCGGCATGAACCACAACCAGCCTGGCGATCCGCAGAAACTGGCGACCGCGCTCGTCGCGCTCGTCGACGCGCAAACGCCGCCGCTGCGTCTTCCGCTTGGCACCGATACGCTGAAGGCGATCGCGGAGAAGAACGAATACGTGACAACGGAAACGGAAGCCTGGAAGACGCTGTCGGCGTCCACAGACTTCCCTGTCTAAGCCGGTATTGATCGGACGAAAGTGAAAAGCAACAGCGCCGCTGCGAGAGCAGCGGCGCTGTTGTGCTTTGCGTGAATAACCCGCGTTATTTCGGTGGCGGCAGTGAGGGGTCGAGCTTGGCGGAATCGCGGACCAGTTGATCCGTCGCCGCGGCGGCGATGGGGTTCGAACCGGCGCCGGGTTTCATCGCCTGTTGTTGCTGTTCGGTCGCAGCGCGAACGGCCGACATATCCGGCGGCGGCAGCGAAGGATCGGGCTTCGCCGAATCGCGCACCAACTGGTCTGTTTGCGCAGCCCCCGTTTGATACGCGCCGCGAGACGCGCTGCGCGGGTTCGTGCTCGCCGTGGGAGGCGTCTGCGTCGGCATCGACGTGGGAGGCGGCAACGAAGGATCGAGCTTCGCCGATTCGCGGACGAGTTCGTCCGTTTCCGGCGTCGTGCCCTGATTCGCTGCTGCGCGTCGGTCGAGGCTTTCGCGTCCGCGTTGCGCACGGGGCGCTGGCGCTGGTGCTGGCACCACTTTCGGCGCGCCCGCGTCCTGCACGTTGACCGATGCAACGGCCGTCGACGGCGCCGGCTTCGCCTGCTCGGTGCTCTGCGTGACGGCAGCGCTGGGCGCGGGCTTCACCGGCGCGGGTGCTGCCGGAACTGGAGCGGGAGCGGGAACGGGAGCCGGAACAACGGGCTGCTGCGCGACGGCGGCACTCTTCGTGACCTCGCGCGACGGCGTCGACTGGTCGATACTGCCTTCCGTCATATGACTTTCGCTCACGCGCGAATCGACGGCAGCAGGGCGCACGGTTTCATCCATGCCGGCCCTGGCTTCGGCCGTTGCACGGCGGTCCGCCTGAAGCAGCATCAGGTACGTGGTCAAGGCCGCGCCGAGCACGAGCCCGGCGAGAATCATCAAAATCTTTCGGGTAGTCATCATACTGACGGTCGTTCGATCGACGCGAGCGTCGATCACCGACCGCTCGCGGGTTTAAATCAGACAAATGCCAGCAATTGGCACGCCTGACGTGGAGACAGGCGAGCAATAAGCAGAGAATCGTGCTCCCCAAAGGGGACGATGACCGCCAGGCGCAGGAAACGCGGCGAGTCGAAG
Coding sequences within:
- the cynR gene encoding transcriptional regulator CynR, which translates into the protein MLLRHIRYFLAVAEHRNFTRAAEALHVSQPTLSQQIRQLEDTLRTQLLDRSGRTVQLTDAGVAWMRYAKLALQDLDAGVRAIHDVGELSRGNLRLAVTPTFTAYLVGPVIDRFYASHPGIAIEIQEMTQDQIEAQLADDKLDAGIAFEPVYAAEIESQPLFQETLSLVVGGGHARASRRKPLSAQDFAKEPLVLLNKAFATRRYIDEYSARYRVRPQVAIEVNSISAIVEIVRHGQLATVLPDGIAREHAELRPVPLDPPLPARTAALLQRRDAYRTAASKAFVQVLMESIKR
- a CDS encoding carbonic anhydrase, which encodes MQEIIDGFLKFQRDVFPARKELFRKLATSQTPRTLFISCSDSRMVPELVTQREPGDLFVIRNAGNIVPSFGPEPGGVSATVEYAVAALGVTDVVICGHSDCGAMTAVATCKCLDHMPAVANWLRYADSAKLVNESRDHADERERVDSMVRENVIAQLNNLKTHPSVALALAQGRLKLHGWVYDIESGSIDALDSTTRQFVSLAEHPDVNATREECVAAF
- the cynS gene encoding cyanase, with protein sequence MTQSQTTPHAREALTEIIIDAKTRKNLTFEAINEGTGLSVAYTTAALLGQHALPEKAAKLVAERLGLDDDAVRLLQTIPVRGSIPGGVPTDPTIYRFYEMVQVYGTTLKALVHEQFGDGIISAINFKLDIQKVPDPEGGERAIITLNGKYLPTKPF
- a CDS encoding DUF1348 family protein; the encoded protein is MSTQQQEIRPPLPPFTLETAKEKVRLAEDGWNSRDAAKVALAYSLDTKWRNRAEFANNRAEAQAFLERKWRKEFEYRLIKELWAFGGNRIAVRYAYEWRDDAGNWFRSYGNENWEFGEDGLMQRRFACINDMPIKESERKFHWPLGRRPDGHPGLSDLGL
- a CDS encoding EAL domain-containing protein encodes the protein MPFEWQYALMIRSAVCEWFACYIAHQPVVEIATRRVTGVEALIRWTHPKWGPVSPSAFMTEVESSSLLASVTRFAPQRATEDIAQTTDIRPLRIAVNIAPMDLERKGFVADVLAANDKLPDDITLVLEVTERFLLQKHPRTEAIFNSLKAHGVQFAIDDFGTQHSNLDLLGRFPFDYVKIDGQFVRQVDRQGRELIRAIAAVSKHYGMEVVAEGVETESQHEALRSLGIPFGQGYFYQRPEPISQLFVTTSTNPLKTKTRVTP
- a CDS encoding M1 family metallopeptidase, producing the protein MRPYFRLKAQCLLLAAILVLSACGGGDDGGLASSKSAQVGATAPASQPALAAPDSPIVADTSINKSVPPVELPDTVKPINYKLWFRPNPDLNAFDGRADVEIQVTKNINQIVIAGHRIKFVNGKTTLQPGNIQLIATPQDDGDFYQLRPVSGQIHPGNYSLHMEWSGIINFKTYDDPATKTGGSCGDDPYPGCSAAEGVFRVDLKSTDGTTSGAILTQGETNLARQWFPGWDEPAFRMTYEVSAEVPQNWRVVSNAAEKPSVNVDSGYKRVTFDKTPPMPQYLLFFGGGMFDTLEDDFTSPLKDGKNLHLRIFTPPGMRDWAVPAMQQTKQALDYYYRYTGIPLPLTKFDTIAANDAFKEQKDLNFGGMENWGAILEFADDILPPPGTPMSDYGVTVLTHEAAHQWFGDLVTLDWWDDVWMNESFATYFENKTKILFFPDRFSWVDEVKTKYAVMSRDLRNTSFPVQPNFNDWASNDFVLSASPFTYDKGGIVLKMLENYLGDGVMRRGLQSYLADYSLGNSTPKRLWDELAKVSGEPMVAIGDSFVRQTGVPLVSLDTQCDLTSNQTVVTLRQSPYPNQNLYPGIQWTVPLTLAYGEGLARRKTVALKDAQMQVRVNGCSAVVADPSGLDYYVTNYGDNAWSQLLAQSSALTDPVLLTNLQMEAKMLVNSGLADPSRATTIGSITPPVSAMARRQLLVTPQAETVRPTLRYQGKLKPRNKTE
- a CDS encoding LysR family transcriptional regulator — encoded protein: MNEVRAISIFVRAAAVGSLRKAAVDQGISPQAASHAVMQLEKSLGVRLFHRTTRKLSLTEEGQRLLQSVEPALATLSSAIDDARRAKDEVAGPLRVSAPMALGRAVLWPSVLEFAALYPEVQLDVRFDDHFTDLVSDRADVGFRGGSPPSGGTIARRLLPIQLIVCASPAYIERHGKPSTVDELDTHRCTGYLRANTGKQAPWEFLIGNEIVYRDVAATLCANDIDAETDAVLAGLAIGQLGSFSAVSHIRSKRLVPLLTQHMTQRESIYIYYRHRTEQPLRVRTFIDFMIERLAENTSFFLEPAELRA
- a CDS encoding oxidoreductase, with the protein product MSNVTKQQFKRVWFITGASRGLGALMAEAALADGNAVVAAGRNAAAIVERLGESPAVLPVALDVTSEAQAQAAVEAAVEKFGRIDVLINNAGFGLLAAVEESSDADVRRMYDTNVFGLLNVTRAVLPVMRKQRSGHVINMSSIGGYRSGAGFGVYCSTKFAVEGITEALHAELKPLGIHATVVEPGYFRTDFLDGSSLLVGKDIIDDYDETSGNVRRFAVGMNHNQPGDPQKLATALVALVDAQTPPLRLPLGTDTLKAIAEKNEYVTTETEAWKTLSASTDFPV